In the genome of Leptotrichia sp. HSP-536, the window TCAGTAGTAACTGCATCTTCATGAATTAACTTTTTCAATTCTTCTTTTTCAACTCTCAATACTTCTTGTTTTTTGATGTATTCACTAACTAGCTCTTCAGATGGTTCCAAGAATAATTCCCCAGTTTCTCCATCCATAATAATAACTTCCCCATCTTTTACTTCACCTAGTATCCCTTTCACTCCAACTACTGCTGGTAATTCAAGCGATCTTGCCATAATTGCAGAGTGAGCTGTTTTTCCTCCAACTTCTGTAACAAATCCGATACAGTTTTCCAAATCTAATTGTGCAGTATCAGATGGTGTTAAGTCTTCAGTTACAACAATTGTTCCTGGCGCCAAGTTACTTAAATCGTGAATTTTCATTCCCAACAAGTTTTTAAGCCATCTCTTTCCTATATCTTGTAAATCGGCAGCTCTTTCTCTTAAATAAGGATCATCTAATTGTGAAATCATATCGCAATACTCGTCTATTCCATCGTGTAATGCTTTTGCAGCTGGAAACCCTTCTTCTTTAATTTTACCTTCAACTTCCATAATCAAATCTTCGTCCTCAAGAAGCATAATATGACCATCAAAAATTGCTGCTTTATCTTCTCCCATTTTTTCTTTTACTTTTTCTCTGATTGCAATTAATTGAGTTTTCGATTTTTTCAATCCTTCTTTCAATTTTGCTAACTCTGCTTCAATCGTTGAACCTTCTTCTTTAATTTCGGGAACAACAATTTCCTCCGTGATAAAAAGTAACACTTTACCTATAGACACTCCTTCAGAAGCACCAATTCCTGTCATTCTTTTCATTTTTTTCTCCTCTATATATAAATTTTTTTATTACAAACAAATTTAGTTAATAAAGATTTTTTATTTTTTGAAACTCAATATTTCAATAATTATATTTTTTCCTATTAGCCTTTATATTATCTCTTAATAATTTCACTATTTCCCCTTTTCCAAACTTTGTTGCCATATCCATAGGAGTTCCACCGTGCTTATCAGTAATTGTAGGATTAGCTCCATGTTCCAGCAAAAATTTTACAATTTCATAATTCATTTTCAATGTCGCATCTTGAAGCGGTGTCCATCCATCTATTGTACTTCCAATATTTACAAGTTTTGGATCTTTTTTTAATAAAACTTTCACTGCTTCCATATTTTCATAATATGCTGCGGTTCCTAACGTTGTTCTATTGAAAATTGGATGTCTCTCATACAGATTTGCACCATTTTCAATTAAAAGATTTAAAATTTCATTGTTTCTAGATTCAATTGCAACAATGATTGGAGTATAGCCATCCTGACTTCTAGCATTCACATTAACCATCTCAACATCCCCATCATATATTGACTTCTTGTCAAGATTAACTCCGTATACTCCTTCTTTTCTATGCAAAATCTCATTTTCCAATGCTTCTCTCTTAGCAATATTATCTTTAGTAGCAAGGTAAAATCGTACAAATTTATTGTTATGTTTCCTAATAGAATCCAACAGTAATTTTATACGTTTTTCCTTAGCATTTTCTTCTTCTATTTTATTAACCAAATTTTCGCCTGTATTATACTTAAAATATAATGAAAATGATATTTGATTATAAAATATCAACATTGCAATAAAAATTATTTTATAAAAATATTTATTCACTTTTTAATACCTCACTATATTTAATATTATACCATATGATTTTAAAAGTGCAAATATTTTTTCAAATTTTTCTTTAATTTTTTTGTATAGATGTCAAACATTTGTTACAAAAATATATATAAAAAAATATTTCTTTCCTAATGTATCTTTAACCTACTGATTTTCCTTGTACTCTTTTAATACTTCATTTGGACTCTTAAAGCCTAATACTTTTCTTGATATGTTGTTGTATCTTGTATTGTATTTCTTTATTGCTCTTAACAGTTCTTCCTTGCTTTTAAATTTCTTGTCTGCATAGCACTTGCTGTCAAGCCTGTGGCTTCTTTCCACTTTTCCATTCTCCCATGGCGAATATGGACGAGTTGTCCCGTACTCTATCCCCTTCTCCTCCAGTTTTAACTCAAACAACGTTTTCTTATCGCTTTCAGAATTTGTGAACTCTTTCCCATTGTCTGTCTGAACTTTCTTTATGCCAAATCCCAGCTCCTTTTCCAAGTTCTCTAGAAACTTTGCGGTCTGATAGGTACTTTTCTCATCTGCTATCCTTAATACTCTTTTTCTTGTATATTCATCTAATGCCGTTATTTGATAATACTTCTGATCATGTGTACCAAACTGTATGCATTCTTCTGGAACATATTTTATGTCTATCTGTACTCTTTCCCCAGGGTACTTCGCCTGTTCAGCCTTCTTTTTTCTTTTATGTAGCTTTTTAAGCTTTTCTTTGACATTGCCCTTCATTTTCCTTACTATCTTGCACATTGAATCGTATGTACGACTGTAGCCTTCCTTTCTCGCTTTGACATAAACTTCTGCCAGCCCTTCATAACCAAATTTCCTGTATTTTTTCATAACCAACTCGATTTCTTCCTGCGTGTGCTGGTTTGGATGGCTTTTAGGTCTTCTACTTTTTGGAAGAAGAGATTGGACTGTGCCGTCGTATCTATCTCTCCAACGTTTTATCTGCTGACGTGATGTTTTATACTTTACTGCTGCCTTTGAATTATTATTATGTTTTATTGCATACTCAATTGCCCGTTGACGAACACGGTATATTTCTGATATACTACTCATATGAAAGGTTTCTCCTTAATGTGGTTTGGTAGGCTTACATTATATCAGAAACCTTTCTTTTTTTGTATATTCTTGTCACATATGTATTATCTCACAACATTTTCAAATTTTTCTTTAATTTTTTATCTATGTCTGATGGGCATGTCTGAAAAATATATTTATACTATATTT includes:
- a CDS encoding ankyrin repeat domain-containing protein, which translates into the protein MVNKIEEENAKEKRIKLLLDSIRKHNNKFVRFYLATKDNIAKREALENEILHRKEGVYGVNLDKKSIYDGDVEMVNVNARSQDGYTPIIVAIESRNNEILNLLIENGANLYERHPIFNRTTLGTAAYYENMEAVKVLLKKDPKLVNIGSTIDGWTPLQDATLKMNYEIVKFLLEHGANPTITDKHGGTPMDMATKFGKGEIVKLLRDNIKANRKKYNY
- a CDS encoding DDE-type integrase/transposase/recombinase: MSSISEIYRVRQRAIEYAIKHNNNSKAAVKYKTSRQQIKRWRDRYDGTVQSLLPKSRRPKSHPNQHTQEEIELVMKKYRKFGYEGLAEVYVKARKEGYSRTYDSMCKIVRKMKGNVKEKLKKLHKRKKKAEQAKYPGERVQIDIKYVPEECIQFGTHDQKYYQITALDEYTRKRVLRIADEKSTYQTAKFLENLEKELGFGIKKVQTDNGKEFTNSESDKKTLFELKLEEKGIEYGTTRPYSPWENGKVERSHRLDSKCYADKKFKSKEELLRAIKKYNTRYNNISRKVLGFKSPNEVLKEYKENQ